TCCCTCAGGCAAGATGACTTTTGATTAATTTCGCTAATACTTTTTGGGTCTTCTGATCTTATATAATGTACAATGTAGTTCATGAAATAATCGTAAATTTAGTAtcttattttacaatataattcgTATGTTATTAAATTAAGTAGTCAATCTTATTTGTTCAATTAACAgcaaaagaaaataagaaaacagcAGAAACACCACAGAAGAAACATACTAGGATTAGACGGACTCAACgaagaaaaagatttttacagattGGAAAATTTTCCATAAGCGTGGTAAAAGGTTCCATTATTGatcaaattgtaagtaaactcatcttatttcatttttaaatgataaattaatatttgaccTATTTATTCTAGGAGGTTTGTTGTAGTTTATTATTTTAAGACcacaaattaaaacaagaaaatatgcTTTCATTATTGTCCACCATCTTCGCAGCTGCTGTGAGGTCTTCAGCAAAACCATTAAAAACTGTGTCAAAAAGTTACGCTCTTAAGATTTTCGTTATGTGTTGCTTATACCACGCAATATTTTAGAGGAACAAGTCCTATCTTTTCGTGAATCTGAAACGTGTTTATGCACTGGTTTACAATTATTTAAGAATTATCATGAATAAGTCTTTTTTTCGTACCTTAAGTTAATTTTGATATGCACAATCGGCAAATGATTAACCGGaaacaatgtttttaatttgtttatttttttaacgttATTCCTTAACTCTGTATTCCACGTCTTTAACAACTGTTGttgatattaaaacaattgaaatttctttgttatcgctattttgcctttgatcttttttgatCATCTCGCTTaaaagatggaaaattatcgctagaaactaaggaggcaattggcgttgctaatgaagttgacatgaaattgacaaggtcgtcataggtaaaatatagcgataaacagattatcattggtcatctcaactcgatttaTGCATTTCTCACTTTCGCCGTCcaggctcaagcgagaaaatcaatcttgttgagatgatcaacgataatctataattatctaTAAATTTATGGTTTATGATGATATATTGCATGTAGACTGATGTAATTGTGACTGGATCTGTACCAAGTCTGGAACTGAATAAAGCcaggacatcaaaactattacTAGACAAAGCAGGTGATTCTATACAAGACGAATGCAAAGAAAAATACCCATCAGTTATCACATTCTCTGATGTAGCCATTACCGGACCCGGCCGTCTAGATTGCCAACATATATTCCATGTGACAATCCAGAAATTTTCTAGTAAAGGGGATGAAAGGGtatgtctataaaaaaaactgtgtcCCGCTTCCTGTTATATTGTGCCTCTCCCAAGtcatcgggttgttgtctctttgactcattccccatttccattcaattatatgtatttatttatgcaatgaatatagttatcaaaagtgccaggattataatttaaaaagtacgcaagacgcgcgtttcgtctacataagactcatcagtgacgctcatatcaaaatagttataaagccaaacaagtacaaagttgaagagcattgaggatccaaaattacaaaaagttgtgccaaatacggctaaggtaatcttaaactggacccctgttgtgttcacttatcgctacactgccttcggtgcgaagctatagatagaacggcggaccagtttaaggtaatctattccagggacaagaaaatccttagtttttcgaaaaattcaaagttttgtaaacaggaaatttataaaaatgaccacataattgatattcatgtcaacaccgaagtgctgacaactggctggtgataccctcgggaacgaaacgtccaccagcagtggcatcgacccagcggtgtaaatagttatcaaaagtaccaggattataattagtacgccagacacgcgtttcgtctacagaacAGATACGCcggtttttttaattaacatattACATAGAAACGTCGCACGCTACTGGTGTTACTTTGGTGAAATCACGGACAAGACACATTCATCTTGTTAacttttaaacataaacaatgatattataaagtgttgtatattattttaaagcttttaaactcttctttcagattattgcaattttgtatatgtaacagaccattttcattaattaaaactcaatgaaacctttatttttcaatatgattTCCTTGTCCCGCGTTACACTTttagttttgtgaaattctTAATACcgtaaaaaacatataatcttTTTTACCAAACGATATAAAAGTTTGTCTAGAACAAGCAATTTATAATATAAGATCATATTCGGACAACGACTCCGGAAATTAGAGAAAATCACTCACATCTTccttataaaatgttataaaagattattttatataatatgtctctggtataaacaattatttgcttaacttataaaaaaaataattgaaagttATTTTATAATCTTACAACACAAAAAGGGAAACTCAGTTGGGGAAGttctcattttaaaataaagaagctCCGCATACGTGGGAGTGaagtttgaaaataatgataatttcaAGACAGCTAAGATATCATAGTTTCACAGAATATGTTTGAATATGTAGAAACATCGGATAAAAAGGTGAAAACATTactgaaatattaaaagtgtttAGGTGTTTAGGAAAGTGTTTCAGAAGTGTTTAGATGCCATTTAATGTTTAGCTTAATGATAACATTCACTGATAATAACCCTGAAACACGTTTAAATTCTAAACACGTTTAGGTTTTTATGTGTTTAGATAAATATACGTTTAGACCCTAAACGCTTTCCTAAACACGTTTAGAcctaaacatgttttaaatctGTTTCAAATCTAAACGctgtttttacagtgtagttcCGATACGTAATTGTAATAAAAGTGTATCATCATGCCGTGAAATGTATGGCCTTGCagaatgaattataaaaaaaaactctcgGCTTATTTTATACCCTCtgataaaatttaggatgaaaTGGTttctgtttctcttttttttacatcaataaaCGATGACCGATGTCTTTGGTCACCGCTTGTGTGGTCTAGACTTAgaaaacttgtatattttggggtgcgtctaaacactgctaaggagtccttagtgcactaaagACTTATAACatgccactaaggactagaTGGGGTGGTGTTACATgcaatttcttttcatattatggtagagaatgatatttaatgcataaatttcaatttttgtagaaaaataatgatagatgaataagatattcaacattatttagacAAGTGCCCGTATTTCTTTGATGTgccgaaaatcaatgaaccgtTTGACACGTGTCATATTGCATAACTGATTACACGGGAATCATGGTATTTGTTGTGTTTAATGGACAAGattggtaaaaaaatgaattgttgttGAAATACTATTAATGTGGATTTTTCAGAATGAAGAAGTATTTTTTCTCAAGTGTATTGaaggttttttaatttgatgttcatattaataaatgacAGAATACGGGCGACGACGGACATGCGTTTGAACAGGTATGGAGCCgaaacacataattttgtttcttgtggtgcacgtttcaaaatttattttcttatatggaGACGTTAAGCAATGTATTACTGGACAAAACGTCATGCAACCACCCTTTTGCGTTTGCTAtggtactttttcaaaattttatcctttttttttaatttacatatgaGCAATGGATTTggggacaaaaaaaaatccatctgataaaaaaatatttacttcatGTAACCAAACTTATTTAATGCAAGCTACAAGTAAACAGAtggtacgtctaaacaccgcttaggacctcctgagtgcactcaggacataCAAAGTGCACTCAGGACATGAAATCTATGTTTTAGTGGGTGGTGAAGGTATGCATTCGatagataatttaatttttcatcttATAGTTTTGGTTtcgataaaataaattttatatttaaggaGTTATTTGAGTTTTTATCGGCACGCGccgtttttatgaaatatttcaggCATGACCGATGATTATATTGAATACCAATTATCATGTTGATTAGGTCGTTTGATCTTTAATAATTAGAAGTGATTAGTGATGGATCTAACCACATACATGTAAGCTtggcaaacaaacaaaaccaagatgtcttttgaaaaatatagaacaaagaagatatattgttttggaaaaaaatgttaaataaacttttcgttttgtttgtaataattgAAGCCAGTTGAGAAATATGACAAATCTACATAAAGTTGGGaaattttcattcaattcaTCTCATTTGAAAACGttcaaaaatatagataaaatttattgcAAAAAGTGGCGTCCTTGGGTATCAAAACCCCGTTTCAACTACGAGGAGTGTTTCCAGAGATTGAGCAATTAACttaatagttaaaaatatatcgTAAACATTTCTTGTAAAAATTTtcgaattttataaaaataaaatcaatactgAAAAGTTttagttatattcttatttCAATAATCAAGATGAATAATTCTTTCGTATTTTCATATATCTAGATATACTACAATAGACTTTAAATGGTATTGATCCATAGTGAAAGAAAAGaatatattatttacttttaagcTTACAGTTAATCACAAAAAGTggcgtttattttttttatcaaatttcgtTCAATATACGGAAAAGTTTTAGTTTATTCATGTTAATAGTTCAAAAAATTACATTCTTTCGTATTTTCATATCTCTAGATATactacaatatattttaaatgcacTGTTCCAtagtaaaaaaagaataaaagaatatgtgatacacctttttatatataatttatttccaaGCTAACAGTTACAATTACGAATAGTAGCgttgattctttttttaaattggtatcATGATAGtgttttttaatactttaatatttatatatatatgtatgtgtgtgtgtgttttttctttattttcttgtcGTTAAGATTCaatcaaaaattcaatttgtaaGAGTGATTCCCCTATTGAAACTCGTTCTTGTCCAGAAATAAATTCCTTGAACGAGGttaaaaagggaaataaatttacttttcaCGAAGTTAATTAGTTTTGTATATAGAGTCCGTTTTTAGGTATAGAAAGCGTACTGACCAAAATAAATTTTTCCAACAATAAAAATCTCATAAAGTTAGATTctatttctcatttttatcgGACTTGTCCAGTAATTTAATTTCCGAGTAATACGAATGTTTGAACAAATCCGCATTTAGTaagattttatttctcattaaaGTCGTTCTTGTCCAGTAATTACGTTGTgcacgatgttcctacaacacGACGTTACACCACCACGACGTCAAAGAGAGTTTTCTGAAACTTTTGACGTACCTTTATTCAATTTGCAATTAAGTTTCCgttgcttttttttatgtagttggTGGATTCTAAATCTGTCTCTATTAACTATGTGATGTCTATTTACCATGAATTTATTTCCTCAAGATGTGGAAGTcgattaaaaaatgtttacccTTAATTcaccttaaaatgttgtattgtcgTAAGTTATGAACTAGAAGGAAGGAAAAATGGGACAGAAGTATACggttttcaataaatgaattataacaaaactttaatGCGGCAGGCTGCTAAAATTGCATGATGCATTCcatctgtcattgtaaatttttcatatccTGATTCAAccctaatacaaatatatccgaCACTCTGCAAGCATAGAtgcaagtaaataaaaacatatttacccttgattaattttaattgaattgtattaaaaatttgctTGACACATAACATTACGTTTGCCGCAGCTTTcaattacatttgcgcgcattcaTTTTACAGATAAACtcaggtaaaaaaataaataaagattaaatcaaattgtaattgactatatatatgattttaattttcataataaatatgaCTATcaattatgaattttgaaaacatttctaagttaagtctttccacttttctgtggaaagacttattgtttttattctgattattattaAGTCTTTCCACTGTTCTGCGGAAAggcttattgtttttttctggacaaaaaCGAGTTCAATACGATAATAAATGTTTgcaaccaatataaaaaaattatgtggtAGGGTTGgtgatgagacaactattcacaagagacaaaatgacacagaaattaataactttaagttacccatacggccttcaacagtgagtattttttacaaagcactctcaacattatatctttaactttaaattaacaaatgcaGGAAATTATTCGTAAATAATGTACTAAACACTGtggaacattttgaaaaacatttctctttcatatattagaaataaaacctAATCTGACTAAAATTCgttaaatgattattttaaacttcttttacttttagaagaaaaaaaaaacaaatgtcaaacaattttaaattaataagtACCGACTTTGTAAACTGATATCAAACTGGTTGAAAACTAGTGGTTTTGATAAATCACAAGGACgccacatgatttttttatcaattcaatCGTTTCTCGTACTAGTACGTAAAAAGCAGTACTAGAAAgtggacaaataaaaatcatgatttatagGTTTTTTTTCGGAATTTACTCATGTTTTAGTGAAGCCACTCGTAACGCATCTTTGtcggaattaaaataaaaacaaaaaagttataaatatatatatgcattttgtcttcatgtctcttacataaacattttaccaaGCTGACCACACTCTTACTTATTAGTTGGCGCACTTCAACATTAAAACCTATGGCAAATAACTATGTcgggaaataaatgaaacaaaagaaaattatttgtccttttaatcattttaacttttaaataagaacaacacattttattatGATAATCAAGTATTAAGATTTTCGATACAAATGtcaatttcttaaattaaagaatatatgattgtttaatcaGTTGTTATATTATTTGGCACGTGTCAAtcggttcattgattttcggtatatcaaagaaaaatggGCACGTGCCtagaaaatgttgaatatcttttttaattatgattatttttctataaaatttgaaatttatgcattaaatatcaatctTTAACAGAATATGCAAAAATAACACGTATAACAGTAGTCCttctagtccttagtggcattgtatagtccttagtgcactaaggagtccttagcagtgtttagacgtaccgtaTTTTGCCTAcatttctttattctacattggctagaggtatagggaagGGTTGATATCAGATCTCACAATACATTCAGGTATCGCatctcaaatttatttgttcatagTGTGTTAAATTAATCTACgtattttgattgagttaagcctcccaatttaacatgtgtttttctatgttgtgatgttatactattatCTCAgtaaaagggagaaggtttggtaccattaaaacatgtaatcccgctgcaaatgtttgcacctgtcctaagtcaggaatctgatgtacagtagctgccgtttgtttatgtaatttatacatgtttctcgtctctcgtttttttaaatatagattagaccgttggttttcccgtttgaatagttttactaattgtggggccctttataatgctttatagtttgttgtttggtgtgagccaaggctctgtgttgaaggtcgtaccttgacctataattctttacttttataaattgttatttggatggagaggtgtctcatttgaacccataccatatcttcctataccTATTAACCCCATGGCATTTGTGTGCCTGTCCTAAATAAGGGACCTCTGGCATTTGTTACTGAGTCGTGTAtggttttttagctcacctggcccgaagggccaagtgagcttttctcatcacttggcgtccgtcgtccgtcgtcgtccgtcgtcgtccgtcgtccgtcgtcgtccgtcgtcgttaacttttacaaaaatcttctcctctgaaactactgggccaaatcaaaccaaacttggccacaatcatcattggggtatctagtttaaaaaatgtgtggcgtgacccggtcgaccaaccaagatggccgccacggctaaaaatagaacataggggtaaaatgcagtttttggcttataactcaaaaaccaaagcatttagagcaaatctgacatggggtaaaaatgtttataaggtcaagatctatctgctctaaaattttcagatgaatcggtcaatcggttgttgggttgctgcccctgaattggtaattttgaagaaattttgctgtttttggttattatcttgaatattattatagttagagataaactgtaaacagcaataatgttcagcaaagtaagatctacaaataagtcaacatgaccaaaatggtcagttgacccgtttaggagttattgccctttaaagtcaatttttaaccatttttcgttaattaaagtaatcttttacaaaaatcttctcctctgaaactacttggccaaattaatccaaacttggccacaatcatctttggggtctctagtttaaaaaatgtgtggcgtgacctggtcaaccaaccaagatggccgccaccgctaaaaatagaacataggggtaaaatgcagtttttggcttataactcaaaaaccaaagcattttgaggaaatctgacatgggataaaaatgtttatcaggtcaagatctatctgccctgaaatttttagatgaatcggtcaatcggttgttgggttgctgcccctgaattggtaattttgaggaaattttgctgtttttggttttttatcttgaatattattatagatagagataaattgtaaacagcaataatgttcagcaaagtaagatctacaagtaagtcaacatgaccaaaatggtcagttgacccctttaggagttattgccctttatagtcaatctttaaccatttttcataaatctaagtaatcttttacaaaatctccactgaaactactaggccacaatcatctttggggtatctagtttgaaaaatgtgtccgatgacctggccattcaaccaagatggccgccacggctaaaaatagaacataggggtaaaatgcagttttttgcttataactatgaaaccaaagcatctagagcaaatctgacaagaagttaaattgttaatcaagtcaatatctatctgccctgaatttttcagatgaattggacaactggttgttgggttgctgccctccaattggtaatttttaaagaaattttcccgtttttggttatcttgaatactattatagatagcgataaactgtaaacagcaataatgttcagcaaagtaagatctacaaataagtcaacatgacctaaatggtcaattgaccccttaaggagttattgccctttatagtcaatttttaacaattttcatttatttggtaaatttatgtaaatttttaccaaatatagttctctgttactaatgggcaaagttcatgatagatataattgtaagaagcaaaatcgttcagtaaagtaagaacttcaaacacatcaccatcaccaaaatacaattttgtcatgaatccatttgtgtcctttgtttaatatgcacatagaccaaggtgagcgacacaggctctttagagcctctagtttttaattctatttcatttatatgttttggagtttagtatgaagtCCATGTTCACTGAACTTTCTTTTCTAAGTGTTCTTCGACTATTTTGAAGAGCTATTAATTATTGTAGAAAGATTATTTCCTATGACCtggtaaacggacagaaagtcactggacaaaaaagtcacaggacataaagtcacaaataatttgttgacaattgtttgaatatataagagaaatatcttgaaatatttactttttaatacatatatttaaattaaagtttaggaaatgtgtcattatacttgaaaaatcaagatttatttaattttaataatgcaAAAGATATATCtcttggcaccatgaagccatttaagttccaagccactttgacattttgttttttttaacaatcattTGATtatctttgatatatatttttgataatttttgtttacaaatagatataggaagatgtggtgtgagtgccaatgagttGGTATATATACAAAAGCTCaagaaaaattgcaaaaatatttttgtagaaataagctgtttttctttaaagaaaataatcagaaaaaatgaactgtgactttttgtcctgtgactttttgtcgactttttgtccgtgactttttgtctgtgactttttgtcctgtcactttctgtcctacattcttTTATTGTTTACCATTTATGTCTATTAAATGGGCAGCTTTTATTGATATGTTCATGTTTAGTAATATTTTTAACagtaatttcattaaatataataaacaaaatgttttatagatTTCCGTATAAAAAAATGAGTGTCTAAAAAGAGATAAACggaaaaagtcacaggaaaaaaagtcacaggataaaaagtcacaatatccctaggaaaaaaagtcacaggaaaaaaagtcacaagaaaaaaagtcacaggaaaaaaagtcacaatttgtcaGAAATATGTTGGAATGCATGTGAAAAAAGTCACTATGACATGTATGCAATAGATAATTAAACTGGAGTTTTTGAATGCATTGAAAAAAAgtcataatatatttgtatcgGATAACATATTTAAGTTATGTTAGtggttaattttaaaaactataaaggacttatatatatactaataaaaGTGTATTGAAAGAaatactgttcttttttttcaaaattgactttttaacAAACAGGGAAAACTGATTGTGTCCTTCTATTTAATATTGAACAGAAgttgtatttcatttatatggCTTCCTACGAAGACCGGAAATGAAAGGTCTACAAAGGGGGGATGTGCCACAAGAAGCCACACATCAATATCAAACGATATCTTTTTGCGCCAAAAagtaactcatttgcgccacaacttaattgcgccaatacttcttttgcgccacctatttttcaaaactataggtATCAATTGCGCCAATAAAATAATCCTCTAATTGcgccaattttatttatttttatataacaactaAAATTTGACTAGGTACCATCAGCAAAAAATTCCTCTGACATTGTACACAGAAATAGCCTAATAAAATTATCCCGCTTTGTGGATCGTTACAAAATACAAAGTCATCATCTTTGTTTGTAACAACACCCATATCATTCAATATTCTGAAATTCTGCTTCATTTTTAAGGTAAGCCGTACGCGGTTTACTTCTCTCTCTATACATAAACTGACGcacatattttaaatcattcttttctaaaaaaaaatcttcaattttgaagatctctgaatttattatttttgaaagtcGCTCTGAAAACATATTGGTTGCTTTTCTTATGCTCGCAGATCTCAAAATTTGACGTTCTAATTTCTGGAGActgataatgaaatatttatatttctttttacaaatgaagatgtggtattgtATACTGCCACAATCTGCTGTGAAATTTTCATAAAgcgaaaatgtattttatactcGTGATAGTTGACTTGTActtgtattataattttaagaaaaattgttttatagtcTCTCAAAACTCTTTGTAGAGTGACTCGTGTTGTTatcttgtgttttaaaaagctgtatattttataacaagTGGTGAGACTTTCATAAAGTATTTGTCTTGTCTTGATATATGTAAAACATGTACAGGTATAATatgggtaaaaaaaatattaacagatAAATGTGGcgcaatttcatttcatttattggcgcaattaataccatcaaaataaaagagagtGGCGCAAATAATACCTTTTCAAAACTGCAATTGGCGCAAATTGATTCTGCCCCCTagatacatatgtataaaaataCTAAGCTATTATTAATGGCAATGAGTTGTTTGTTTAACACTTAATTACAGAATACTTATATTTATAGAAATCAAAAAAATTTGTGGTCAAGTTATATACTGAACTTCTAACTTGTATTCAAATTGAAGGAAATTGTTGCTGTTAAACTCACATCTCTAAgggatataaaacaaaaataattacaacaaaTCCTTTAAAACATGTATCAATCTAGTACACCAGCATATACATGTTCCATTTAAATGATTTGCgatttatatctaaatttccAAAGCTAGTCGTataaaatgaattcaaaaatGTCTATTTCCAAACAAATATCTATTGGGAATTTTTCccaatatattcatatacatgtgCGGTCTTATGAccatttccataaaaaaaaacaaattgggAATGTTTCTCCTGTTAATACATGAATGTGCAGACCCTATGACTATTTCacgcaaaaaatatatattgtgactttttttcctgtgaccttttttcctgtgactttttttccgtgactttttttcctgtgactttttttcctacatTCTAAAAAGATATGTACCTTCTTTAATCTAATCAAACGAAACAGTTTTCTTATCACTGGATTGTGTCTTGCAAGTTTTCAAGTAAAAAGGTTATTATCAGAAtaaaagattagagaaaaagataaaacaacaaccgtataagaatgtaaatctttcaaaatttctttttcgtgcacgaattaaattataattgttttgaagtcatgaaaataacttttattgcCTTTTTCCTGTTATTATGGTTATGTCAACATTTATTGGGGGCAGTTGTTATAGAAATTAAACGTCAGTCATATATCACAAGTAAACCTTTGATAATTTGGTCACCTGAAATTACATAATCATTTACCTGTTAAAATCACACATTTTTGTTCCGGGAAGATTTAGAAACAGAACGAATAGCTACTCTAGCCGTGGTTTTCTCTTCTTTCTCAGCGAATACACATATATTTAGTATTTCCGACAATGTACATCTATTGTTTATATTCTACAATTTAGAACTGGGgctttaaagtttattttttaaatccaaGTCTCTGATTcttaacatttttcaaagaaatctaCATAGTTTAAATTAAACGCAGACCGCGAAGTGGTCACGgcagaaacaaaaatattctcatTACCGTTTGCTGATCTATGCTCAATATGGAGTTGGAGTTACAAGAGacattatttgtacattttagaaaaaaataaaactttatttttcaacttgttattttaacaataattggCTGATTGTCGGATAAAAGCAGGTGTTTCgtagatgtttttgttattcatattttccaCCGATCTAGTTCAGCTACATGCTTGCAGTA
The genomic region above belongs to Mytilus trossulus isolate FHL-02 chromosome 7, PNRI_Mtr1.1.1.hap1, whole genome shotgun sequence and contains:
- the LOC134726268 gene encoding uncharacterized protein LOC134726268, with translation MGNSSSSEDESAKENKKTAETPQKKHTRIRRTQRRKRFLQIGKFSISVVKGSIIDQITDVIVTGSVPSLELNKARTSKLLLDKAGDSIQDECKEKYPSVITFSDVAITGPGRLDCQHIFHVTIQKFSSKGDERVCL